The stretch of DNA CGAGGACAACAGAGCAACACCAAGTGACGACAGCAGCGCCGACGAAGACCCTGACTGGACTGACGACGCGACTGCGCGCACCAGCGCTGCCACGACGAGAAGGACGTCGGCCGCTGCTTCGACGAAATGGCAGGAGGTCGTGTGGGACTCGGTTCAACAGCAGACCTCTGCAAAACACTATCCTGTCTGGCAAGGCACCCTTCCAGATGCGGATGAAATCAGAGAACCCGTTCAGTACTTCCGAGACTTTTTCGACGCCGAACTTTTGGAAACGATTTCGCAGCAAAGTAATCTATATTGTGCACAAGAAAATCCCAACAGTGCCCTTAAATTGGATCCCAGTGAGCTGGAGCAGTTTATTGGCACTGTGATGTATATAAGTGTTGTACACTTGCCAAGGTTACGGATGTACTGGTCCAATGATTGTCGAATACGGCAGGTGGCCGATGTGATCTCCCGAGACCGATTTGACGAAATTACAAAATTCCTTCACTTCaacgacaacaacaacatgGCGGCGAGCAACAGAGACAAGCTCTTCAAAATCAGGCCAATTGTTGATTCCCTTCTGCAAAAATTTCAGGCTATCCCTCAAGACCAAATGCTGTTCATTAGTGAACAGATTGTCCCTTTCAAAGGGAGATCCTCTCTAAAGCAATACATGCCCAAGAAGCCTCATCGATGGGGATATAAAATCTACGTGCTTTGTGACACAAAAGGTCTGGTGCATTCGTTTGACATATTTACAGGCAAAACCGCTGCTGAACACGGAGAACCCGACATTGGGCCGACTGGAAACATCGTGCTGAAGCTCGCACAAGCCATCCAGCGTGCCGACCATCACCTGCTCTATTTTGACTACTGTTTCTCTTCCTTGGATTTGTTCGCTGCTCTTGCGAATAAGGGGCTTCCAGCGCTTGGGACGGTGCAGCAGAACCAACTGCAAGGGTGCTGTTTCAGCACCGACTCCGACATGAAGGAGAAGGGAAGAGGGACGTTCGAAGAGAAAAAGGTTGTCTTCGACGGTGCAGAAATGAGGGCAGTCAAATGGTTTGACAGTAAGGGGGTGATTGTTGCCAGCAATTTCCCCGGTGCCCATTCTGTCTCTAGAGTGAAAAGATGGGACAAAACGTTGAAACACAACGTCTTTGTGACATGCCCGAGCATCATTAGCCTGTATCACAAGTTCTTGGGAGGCAT from Xiphophorus maculatus strain JP 163 A chromosome 13, X_maculatus-5.0-male, whole genome shotgun sequence encodes:
- the LOC102224647 gene encoding piggyBac transposable element-derived protein 2-like, with translation MDTSPFYGVPPIESDDSCLSDSDSDSDEDNRATPSDDSSADEDPDWTDDATARTSAATTRRTSAAASTKWQEVVWDSVQQQTSAKHYPVWQGTLPDADEIREPVQYFRDFFDAELLETISQQSNLYCAQENPNSALKLDPSELEQFIGTVMYISVVHLPRLRMYWSNDCRIRQVADVISRDRFDEITKFLHFNDNNNMAASNRDKLFKIRPIVDSLLQKFQAIPQDQMLFISEQIVPFKGRSSLKQYMPKKPHRWGYKIYVLCDTKGLVHSFDIFTGKTAAEHGEPDIGPTGNIVLKLAQAIQRADHHLLYFDYCFSSLDLFAALANKGLPALGTVQQNQLQGCCFSTDSDMKEKGRGTFEEKKVVFDGAEMRAVKWFDSKGVIVASNFPGAHSVSRVKRWDKTLKHNVFVTCPSIISLYHKFLGGIYALNAQIASCRIQVRSKKYYHRFFFHFVDMVVVNSWLLYQRDCDSLDVPKKERKDLLAFRTSVAQALCMQFNEISSVKREPPSPDVERELQKKRFRGPSRALPTMEVRSDAVGHWPMTDSERQRCKFSKCKGQSVYKCSKCGIHLCLNKHKNCFIEFHK